AAGTCTTAGAGATGTCTTCAAACTCATAAGTGTGTTAAGAAGAGTGCTTTCTTTTTATGCTATACctgtatatacctgtatattCTTAAcgatatttgttttaaatattttttttgtacttaTTGTTTCTGCCAAAGATGTTTCACTCTTGAAGGGTGAGTTGAGTTTTGAAAGGATTTATTTTTAGTCTTTTTAGTTTTATACCTGGTCCGAGGACAGCCCAGACTTGGGGAGGGGCTGTGTAGCATAATGAGTTATACCTTTAAGATGTATTTCATAGTTTAATCGTAGAGGGCGATGATTTAGTTGTGATATGCTTTGCGATTATTGGAGAAGTACGTCAGTTCGCTGGGAGCTGCGGTGGCGTGCGGTTGTAAGATGTAAGCTCCGAATAAATCAAGTTGAACTGTATATTGAATATCTCCCAAGTTgcttcatttgcatgatttaggGTGAGTGAGCGGGTGATTCGGTGTATTTCAGAGGAGCGAGAGAGTGTACCACGTTGCACAATATACTTTTGTGAGCGAACCTGCCCCAAAAGAGATATAAAAGTGAGGAGAAGCGTGGACCGGGTTCTGGAGACTGCGAGACGGCAGAACGCTACCCCGACAGAGCTCGGTTACGCCACAATATCTAAAACTCATTGGAATTACATATTCATAAAATGGACTTATCTTAACTGAACTCCATGATGCAGTAGATATAACCTTACAATAAGCTAAACGTAGGGATTTGTCACGGCCAAATTCTTATAAGAATAGATTGAGCGCGGGAGCCGAGCGACCGCGCGAGAAATTTTGCATGAAGACCAATTTACACTTTGACTGCATTTAAAGATGAATCCACACATTAACAGTAGTATTAACCAATTtaggatttaaaaaatatttgtttctatCTTGAAAAGTAGGTGGGggtgattgtacatgccacccccttcgaaaagtgtgggggggggggatgtatcCCCTATTCCCTCCCCCAAGATTTACGCCCGTGTTTCACACAACAATGCAGAATGAATCCTACAACGCAGCAAATGCATTGAAAGTGTgaatcaaatcacaatgaagtctttgtcgaggGTAGGTAAAGGCAGTTTCGTCCGTGACTCTAGACAAACGACACAATTGCAATTTTAGGTCAACTTTAaatgtgatttgacttgcattttcaatgcatttgctGATGTGTTGTAGGATCCATTCTCTGCGGCGCTGTGTGAAAGCTCCCTTTTAAATGGTGGGACCACAGGTTGCCCGATCCGTATTTTGCATAAGGggacaaaataaatcaaataattagtTTTAGTTCTAAAAAAATAGGAACTTGTAATATTGTTGGAAGACAGTCTGTTGATAGAAATGTGGCActcttaatgataataatgataccaGCATAGAAGACCCTTCTCTATTATAAAATACCGAGCACCTTGCGAGCAGGTAAAGGTCCGATTTTGAAAGTCCCCTAGCTCGACTCGGCCATGGATTAAATTAACGATCCCCAATTACGAGGCGGCCGCTCTACCAGTTGAGCCAACAATATTGTTTGATTATACATAAGTTTACCAGATTTACCtacaattatcatggttattcaGTCTTTGATTTTCTACTGCTGCCACGTCCTATCATACGACCACACAGAGAAACACAAAATTTAAGTGTATAATAGACTACAGCTAGAAATACAACGACTATCGCAGTGAGGAAGGCATATACATCTATAAGATGATATTGAATGAATGTAAGATCATTGGCTGGAGATCTCATATAAGCTCCACCAAACTTGATGACATGTTCTATCCAAAAGGCAGCTCGATCCGGAGCGCTCATTGGCTGGTCCTTGTAAATTGCAGAAACTTTATCTGCAACCTCGTTGtaactgataaaaaaaaaaataaaaataaaaaatcagaaGATATAAATTATGAACCGACTaaattctgttttaattattcaaaatcaaacataaaatTAAGGAAGTTAGAATAGTAGAATCTACTAAATCGTCTAAAATTTCATATCTATGTATTGCAATTAGGTATCTATACACTTTCTAATGGGGACCTTTTCCCCTTCTGGATGGAAAGCTACTTTTAAACGACTTGAGGAACAATGtctttgaatgttttttaatcatcaaGGTACATCATATAGATTATAAAAGATAGGTAGAAAACCTTTCAACTGGACTTCGGTCGGAAGTGTCGCTTTCtgatttgccaaattttaaCCTCCTACGTTGTGACGCTGCAGCGTCACAACTGTAGCCTATCTGATATCCGCAGCCGCTATAGTGGGCAAGTTACTGGTCGCTCGAAGCAGACTGACGGGCGAGGGCGAAGCCCGATCACTGGTAAAATGTAAAGTCATCAATATGCATATATGGTTATCATATGCGTTACGTACTTTTTGTTATGCATCATTCATGAGATAACCCTTATATGGCGATCAACTGTATTTTTTAACCAATCAAATATCATCGCAGTCTACGTCACGTTCAAGCCTCGTCGCTTATTGGTACGTGTTCGCGGAcagttatgaatatttatattgaaGCTTAGTGGGGATTCGTAGAATTTCTACGAACGGAACAAGGTAAATAACCAGTGATGCAGGCGCTCGGGCTGCGCCCTCGCCCGTCAGTAGTTTGCCCACTAGCCCGACGCATATCGGATAGGCTACGTCACAACGTAGGAGGTACCAGCGCGCTGGTTCAAATCTCACTggagttttaaaaaaatcacgggTGAATAGCTATTTAGTTGCTAACGATCCGTCGGCCTGATCGAGAGTcctataaaatatcaaaactaaaaaaagtaATGTCAGCTGACATCTTATATCTTTGAAGTGTCAattgacttttttaaaatgGAAATCTGAACTGTACTGAACTCATCACAAATGTTTAAttcatatcatatataattcAATCAAACAATTTTTATTGCATAATTAGAACCGCTATATTAGCATACCTTGGGTTATTGATAACTTCAGTAAGTGTATCATAGATGATATCTGCGTTGAGTTCTAgtttttcaatctttttacctAGACCCCTTGCTTCGATCCTAGCAGCGACATCATATTGATCTCCTTGAAGAGGAATGACTACGATTGGTACTCCATGGTAACATGCTTCTTGGAAACCATTATTACCTCCTTGGTACATGAATACTCGTGTCTTTGGATGACCTAAACATGGCAATGAATGACAATTATTCTAGGGCACACACGAGTAAATAATACGCGCTCAATCCATTTAGGACTGGCGTGTCTAAAACAttacatgactttattgattgaAGTGAGTCATgtataaattatacaaaatgttCGTTATCAAAAGATTAATTACCCTTTCGTAATTTGGCCCTATTTGAGAAGCTAAGATTTATCGgcatttaatttgaattattgtTTTCCGGTTTTTCTAAAATAGTGTTTTTGTGTATTGCGTTTAAcagcgtttttttttaataaaatatcattgaCGCCTTTTCATCAAAAAGATTAttatgacaaaatatgaaaactatatttcttctcttcttcttcttctcctttttgtGTGTATGATCTTTAGTTTCATtctttaaataaacaaaaacaaaaatgaaacaagaataGGGAAATGATTAGGTCAGATATTTCTTTTAAGCTGACAAAGTAATCAATGAAGgtacctattttttttaaactgtgaACCAAATGCACTTTTGCACAATATTTTAAAACCAATGGTGTTCATGTTGTTCTAGAAGCACGATCAACGAACTATCTCAATGCTAATAAGATATACTTGGAGATATTATTTTGTCactaattttacatttttctcagaaaaagACATTGAAGCTCTGTTTCCTTCCTTTAAATACAGCCAATATAATCCAGTATACAAACGCGTTTCATtatacccaccccccccccctctctctctcacacacaatATTCCCGTATTTTTTAACAACGGTGAGATTAATGATGTACCAGTGAGAcgtaaacacacacacacacaccctcacacacacatgcatatatatatattttcaattcacCAGAGTTGTCTTTTGTATACAATCTCCTTAATTACCAGAAACAATTCAACGCCATACCATGTATGTTTTAATATTGTAGGCATACAATCATGATCGTtaatcagagagagagagagagagaaagtatCAACCGGGTATTCCCCTATGCCTTACCAAGGAGGTCGTTTTGAGGCAACCATGGCATAGCTTTCACATTGGATGGTAACTCCCAGTCGGGAAGTTCCTTTAACTGCCAGATGACCTTTTGTGGCAATCTTCGGAAAGCTTCGGCAAACATCGTTACTATTTCGGGTCTGATCGTTGTAATAGATGCCAGATAGGTACCAAGGGTGAAGACAATGACGCCATGGTCTCCAGAGCTCTGAACGAATTCTTCAAGTTCCTTGTAAtagaaattatacaaaaaataattaagtttatttttctccaTTATTTGACCTATTGTATTTGAATACTTCACAAGAGCATATTAAAAACTATCAAGTATGAGAATAGATACGAAAATGGAAAACTTGGGAACTTAGATGTCGTCTGACAAGATAGAAAGTACTTCTTGGTCAGTAATTTCTTCGAACAGTTTTGGACACAAACTTATGAGTTCAATGAGCATTCCTTTGCTCTAGATACCAAGAGATCATTGTAAAACCAAGAGTGTCCTTTGCAGTGTATACCGCATTGTTAATTCTAACACACATCAATGGACCCCCTTCTTCAAAAAGGTACACCATCATGAAGTGGGAAAAGGAattaaaagaaaggaaataagtgaaaaaagagcaaaatacgAAATGATTAAATtgatattattaaaaatatgtcACTTATTTAGAGTTTCTATTTGCTCGCTTGCTTCTCTCGAGCGCGACTAACAAGAAATTTACTCAATATCATGTTGTGCTCTCCTAATTTTCACTTACGTATGCCACTGTTAGAGGGTACTCTAACATTCTCAACAACACTCTTGACATGGGGCGGTGTAGCACGTATACCTTTTCCTAATTCAGAACAATAGAAAATAAACTGGGTTCCAACAAAAACAGATCAAACTTTTACAAGCGCACTGCACACATTTCACTCAGTCCAAATGCACAGTATTTTTACGCAAGCTATagcttcatttatctttaataagTATGTGTCAGGTATTAAGAGATAGGCTAAAGTCCCTCACATCAATTGGTTTCTGgatccaaagtcacaaaatggcaaaagaaagaacaaatggaAATGAGATGGGACCAAACAAACTTCACAGTTTATTAGACACGTCCTTCACGGGCACGTATAAGTGGCTGGCCCAATCATAAAGATGTTACAAGaagtaaacattaaaaaataaataaataaatgactggAACAATCACATAGCCACCCACAGATCTCCGGGGGATGTCCCTGTATAGTGGGGGATCTAAACACGGTGTGCATCTGTGTGTATCTCACACAGCCACgaaaacacacacacccacacaccgtGATATAGAAACAAACCCTTCTGAATGAAAAATTCCATGAAACATAAATTATCTTAATTGAATGAAAAGGTATACTTCTTGTGACGAACAAATCATCAAATGTGTTAAACATGTGTATACCAACCTACCTGATCCAGTTTTTCGACAAACTTTACGGTCAAACCACCGACAGGAATTACGCTCGGTGACAGAGGAGTCACAAAATCGgaagcaaaattaatatttaGTAAGTGAAGATCAAAGTGTTGCATATCAAAGATGGGATGGATATAAGGGCTCAACCCAAGCCTTTTACCCATATCTCTATAAAATGGTGGTGTCAACTGTTCACCGACTATAGAGATCAAATATGTCTGAATGATATTTAGAAGCCTTTGCCTGAATGTCATTTGGTTGGTGAAACCGGTCGTAATTTCTGggaaataagcataattaacAGGAGAACCACCCAGCATAAGATATCCACTCCATGGGTTTGTCGCTGAAAGACTAATCATTGTTCGGCGTCTTAATGATTTCATATTCTCTTCAAGAACAGCTTTGATGTAGCGGGCACATGGCCAGGTAATATCTACAATGATGGcatcatttttctcaagtcGAATCATTAGCTCTGTATCTGTAACAACTGCCTCACAGTCATCTACTGTCCTCTTAGACATATTCCTCATTAAACTGAAGAACTCTATATTGTCGTCTCTAAACACCATGGTGCTTGCAAAGTTCAACGATTCGCGGACTTCTTCCGGGGGTATAGGATGCTTGAATACTTCAAAAGAGAGATTAGCATACATTGGTTCTTCTGTACGATGTTCAAAGGCATTGCTAATTAACATTGTAACGTCATGGCCCTTCCGAGCAAGGCCTTCTCCAACAGATGCTGCCGCAAGAAAATGACTTCCCTCACCGTATATAGCAGAAATCAAGATTTTATACATAAAGGTATATCTTGGCATAGACAATACAATAAAAAGCATATAGCTGAAGTGAAAAACAGTCCTAGAAAGGTACGCCATTGTGCATGGAAATGATCTTACACCCCATATAAGCAATGTGTATCCTAGAATGTACACAAAACGTACTATGAATATCATGGGCGAAATAAACCTGCGAACTTTGAACCTGACATCGCTTATACATTACACTATTTTATGTGTCTCGCTCCGGGTCTCGCTCCAGTCTCTACAATATCTACAAAACACAATCAGTTTCAGTCAAAAATTAATATGAGATATAATATTACACCTTCCCGGGTCTGTTTGTTtaagaccaggtgactagacgGACTTTGTTTTTGACGATTGCCTTTATAAATGGGTCCCAATATGCCTGATTGGATATCATAATGAGCTGgttatacaggggccgcggaaccgggggggggggggctggggggcttcagccccccccctttttttttcaaaaccgtgtacaaaaacgtaaaaatcaccatatgattgtgattctTAGCAtggtcagtcccccccccccccccactttcaaaaccgttccgcggcccctgatgtaTTAACGTTCTGGATAGAGTATGTTTACTTTTGCAACAATGCATAATATCGGGCATAATAATAGACTAATCCGTATATACAAGGAAACCAATGGGGTCGAAAAAACGATcattccgattttttttttattcatgcttATACATCAACAACTTATTTCCAAACGAAAACAGTATGGATAGGTAAAATTCAGACAATCTTTCAATGACCATTTGATGGAGTAAGCATCGTCACGACGATATCATAAATGTGCTTTATTGCAAACTCGATGGGCCTATAAAGGTTTATACTGATTTTCTCATCACGAATACTTACATTCTGCAATCTACCAGCAGGTTTAGCTGTTAGTCCTCCAACTGATATAAGATTTGGCACCATTGGCACAGGAAAGTCAGAGGAGAAATGAATGTTACTCAGGTACAGATCAAAATCTCTATAGCCATAAAATGGATTAACAATATTTTGCAGACCGActtctctttccatttttcgaaACGAATATAACATTGATGAATCAATACTGGCCAGTATCAAAATAGACTGAACGATGTTTTTTAGTCTCTGTAAGAAGTTCATACGATTCGTAAAACCAGTCATTGTTTCAGGCATATAGGCGAAGTTAAATGGAGAACCTGAGGCCGACACGAAACCACTCCAGAGAGTCGTAGGAGAGTTTGCGATCATCTTAAGATCTTTGGGGATTTCT
This genomic interval from Lytechinus pictus isolate F3 Inbred chromosome 3, Lp3.0, whole genome shotgun sequence contains the following:
- the LOC129256649 gene encoding UDP-glucuronosyltransferase 2C1-like isoform X2, with amino-acid sequence MIFIVRFVYILGYTLLIWGVRSFPCTMAYLSRTVFHFSYMLFIVLSMPRYTFMYKILISAIYGEGSHFLAAASVGEGLARKGHDVTMLISNAFEHRTEEPMYANLSFEVFKHPIPPEEVRESLNFASTMVFRDDNIEFFSLMRNMSKRTVDDCEAVVTDTELMIRLEKNDAIIVDITWPCARYIKAVLEENMKSLRRRTMISLSATNPWSGYLMLGGSPVNYAYFPEITTGFTNQMTFRQRLLNIIQTYLISIVGEQLTPPFYRDMGKRLGLSPYIHPIFDMQHFDLHLLNINFASDFVTPLSPSVIPVGGLTVKFVEKLDQELEEFVQSSGDHGVIVFTLGTYLASITTIRPEIVTMFAEAFRRLPQKVIWQLKELPDWELPSNVKAMPWLPQNDLLGHPKTRVFMYQGGNNGFQEACYHGVPIVVIPLQGDQYDVAARIEARGLGKKIEKLELNADIIYDTLTEVINNPSYNEVADKVSAIYKDQPMSAPDRAAFWIEHVIKFGGAYMRSPANDLTFIQYHLIDVYAFLTAIVVVFLAVVYYTLKFCVSLCGRMIGRGSSRKSKTE
- the LOC129256649 gene encoding UDP-glucuronosyltransferase 2C1-like isoform X1 translates to MKIDMYSKLIIVCAVFTFGSTLHYEGVSGAKILISAIYGEGSHFLAASAIGESLLKRGHEVTFLISNAYDHRVKDPKYEKFSFEIFNHSVPAERVHRIMNAANHVAFQESNDQFSNLTKSIMDLTGQSCKNVITDRALMRRLKAMDAIMMDISWPCGIYIKAALQKDREIPKDLKMIANSPTTLWSGFVSASGSPFNFAYMPETMTGFTNRMNFLQRLKNIVQSILILASIDSSMLYSFRKMEREVGLQNIVNPFYGYRDFDLYLSNIHFSSDFPVPMVPNLISVGGLTAKPAGRLQNELEEFVQSSGDHGVIVFTLGTYLASITTIRPEIVTMFAEAFRRLPQKVIWQLKELPDWELPSNVKAMPWLPQNDLLGHPKTRVFMYQGGNNGFQEACYHGVPIVVIPLQGDQYDVAARIEARGLGKKIEKLELNADIIYDTLTEVINNPSYNEVADKVSAIYKDQPMSAPDRAAFWIEHVIKFGGAYMRSPANDLTFIQYHLIDVYAFLTAIVVVFLAVVYYTLKFCVSLCGRMIGRGSSRKSKTE